The following proteins come from a genomic window of Saccharomyces mikatae IFO 1815 strain IFO1815 genome assembly, chromosome: 7:
- the MET13 gene encoding methylenetetrahydrofolate reductase (NAD(P)H) MET13 (similar to Saccharomyces cerevisiae MET13 (YGL125W); ancestral locus Anc_6.122) has translation MKITEKLEQHRQSSSKPTYSFEYFVPKTTQGVQNLYDRMDRMYEASLPQFIDITWNAGGGRLSHLSTDLVATAQSVLGLETCMHLTCTNMPISMIDDALENAYHSGCQNILALRGDPPRDAENWTPVEGGFQYAKDLIKYIKSKYGDHFAIGVAGYPECHPELPTKDAKLDLEYLKQKIDAGGDFIITQMFYDVDNFINWCSQVRAAGMDVPIIPGIMPITTYGAFLRRAQWGQISIPEQFLSQLEPIKDDDELVRDIGTNLIVQMCQKLLDSGYISHLHIYTMNLEKAPLMILERLNILPTESEFNAHPLAVLPWRKSLNPKRKNEEVRPIFWKRRPYSYVARTSQWAMDEFPNGRFGDSSSPAFGDLDLCGSDLIRQSANKCLELWSSPTSINDIAYLVINYLNGNLKCLPWSDVPINDEINPIKAHLIELNQHSIITINSQPQVNGIRSNDKVHGWGPKDGYVYQKQYLEFMLPKNKLSKLIDILKNNEFLTYFAIDSQGDLLSNHPDNSKSNAVTWGIFPGREILQPTIVEKISFLAWKEEFYHILDEWKLNMDKYDKPHSSQFIQSLIDDYCLVNIVDNDYISPEDQIHSILLSL, from the coding sequence ATGAAAATTACGGAAAAGTTAGAACAGCATAGACAAAGCTCGAGCAAGCCCACGTACTCGTTCGAGTACTTTGTCCCTAAGACTACGCAAGGTGTGCAGAATCTCTACGACCGAATGGATCGGATGTACGAGGCATCTTTGCCTCAGTTCATTGACATCACGTGGAATGCAGGTGGTGGCCGTTTGTCACATCTTTCGACGGATCTAGTTGCTACTGCGCAGTCTGTGCTTGGTTTAGAAACCTGCATGCACCTGACCTGCACCAATATGCCCATATCGATGATTGACGATGCCTTAGAGAACGCATACCACTCTGGGTGCCAGAACATTCTAGCGCTAAGAGGTGATCCTCCCAGGGATGCCGAAAACTGGACACCCGTTGAAGGCGGTTTTCAGTATGCTAAGGACCTGATCAAGTACATTAAGTCCAAGTACGGTGACCATTTTGCTATCGGCGTTGCGGGCTACCCGGAATGCCATCCGGAATTGCCCACTAAGGATGCCAAGCTTGATCTCGAGTATTTGAAGCAGAAGATCGACGCCGGCGGCGACTTCATCATCACGCAGATGTTCTATGATGTGGACAACTTTATTAATTGGTGTTCGCAAGTCAGGGCTGCGGGTATGGATGTTCCGATTATCCCCGGTATCATGCCCATTACCACTTACGGGGCCTTCTTGAGAAGGGCTCAGTGGGGCCAAATCTCCATCCCAGAGCAGTTTTTGTCTCAGCTGGAACCCATCAAGGATGACGACGAGTTGGTGCGTGACATCGGAACTAATCTGATCGTGCAAATGTGTCAGAAACTGCTCGATAGTGGTTACATCTCCCACTTACACATCTATACCATGAACTTGGAGAAGGCTCCGCTCATGATTTTGGAAAGATTGAACATTCTACCCACGGAATCTGAGTTCAACGCACATCCACTGGCCGTGTTACCTTGGAGAAAGTCCTTGAATCCAAAGCGTAAGAACGAAGAGGTCAGGCCTATCTTCTGGAAGAGGAGACCTTACTCCTATGTTGCGAGAACCTCTCAATGGGCCATGGACGAATTCCCCAACGGTAGATTTGGTGATTCTTCTTCCCCCGCGTTTGGTGACTTGGATTTGTGCGGTTCAGACTTGATCAGACAATCTGCTAACAAATGTCTGGAACTATGGTCCAGTCCTACTTCCATCAATGACATTGCCTATTTGGTTATCAATTACTTGAATGGGAACCTGAAATGTTTACCCTGGAGTGATGTCCCGATCAACGACGAAATCAACCCAATTAAAGCACACTTGATTGAGTTGAACCAACACTCAATTATCACCATAAATTCCCAGCCTCAAGTCAACGGTATCAGGTCCAACGACAAAGTCCATGGATGGGGGCCTAAAGATGGTTACGTCTACCAAAAGCAGTACTTAGAATTTATGTTGCCCAAGAATAAGTTGTCGAAATTGATTGATATCttgaaaaacaatgaaTTTTTGACCTACTTCGCAATCGACTCTCAAGGAGACCTGCTAAGCAACCATCCAGATAACTCTAAGTCCAATGCCGTCACATGGGGGATTTTCCCCGGCAGAGAAATCCTTCAACCTACTATTGTCGAGAAAATCTCCTTCCTAGCATGGAAGGAGGAGTTCTATCATATTTTGGACGAATGGAAACTAAACATGGACAAGTATGATAAACCGCACAGTTCTCAATTCATCCAGTCTTTGATTGACGATTATTGTTTGGTCAATATTGTCGACAATGATTACATCTCCCCAGAAGATCAAATCCACTCCATCCTGTTAAGTCTATAA
- the MON1 gene encoding guanine nucleotide exchange factor MON1 (similar to Saccharomyces cerevisiae MON1 (YGL124C); ancestral locus Anc_6.127), producing MNLNENYLDTGVPKSQLKHSRSGNLECIPIVASTSEPTTSVNLDETFFKKAPLAVPISDNRSISKSASINSLNTTYLASRGSPLQAKKSQTKTGVLSTDLATSNNDIMQASIIPKKHSDLYADWGNDIRSRLAESIYSMETSVRGSEIKRRPYVSNEIPNVFKFSKLNINSEPSGNQVSCDKNFLIFTSAGKPIYSMHGKDEQIMSYTGLVNTVISYFQVNGPSELKTISTLTSGKRLTFLDKSPILLMAQSERGESSNELLNQLDFLYSYILSSLSERQLLRLFSKRENFDLRNYLETTDFENLNEICSLICNRMFPDLLLNSLQCLPFRHSSRLKLQNVILQQLEKRQDIPRGTLLYGLIIAPQNRLCCVLRPRGHTLHTTDLHLLFCLISHQFQNLDETQELWVPICFPKFNSSGFLYCYIKFLPNDTQSNEKSALVLISAEKDAFFSLKSFSDELIIKLENEGLLKKINASKGFKLSDIPAPMVHHFIYKSKQNVQYVMPHFEVNSKISLESSQRLEYELKLKTYYQQLHSTVVRDNGNILSRSILNFVKWSSKDSKDQTVDETRLNFSELDEYIIGNSSFEQESVNMLGMAWVTPKFELYLIGNNGVVDKKVLFKSARKVATWCQKHESRLFISDGAVF from the coding sequence ATGAATCTCAATGAAAACTACCTAGATACTGGGGTACCGAAGAGTCAATTAAAGCATAGTAGAAGTGGAAATCTCGAATGTATTCCTATCGTGGCTTCAACGTCAGAACCAACCACATCGGTTAATCTGGATGaaacatttttcaaaaaggcACCTCTAGCAGTACCAATATCAGATAACCGTTCTATTAGTAAATCTGCTTCTATTAATTCTCTGAATACAACATATTTGGCATCCCGAGGATCCCCTCTGCAGGCAAAGAAATCGCAGACTAAAACTGGCGTATTGTCAACAGATCTGGCAACGAGCAATAATGATATAATGCAAGCGTCAATCATTCCGAAAAAGCATTCCGATCTTTATGCGGATTGGGGAAATGATATCAGAAGTCGCTTGGCGGAAAGCATATACTCTATGGAAACCTCAGTGAGAGGATCGGAGATAAAAAGACGACCTTATGTTAGCAATGAGATTCCCAACGTATTTAAGTTCTCAAAACTGAACATTAATAGTGAACCAAGTGGAAACCAGGTTTCTTGtgataaaaatttcttaATATTTACGTCAGCGGGTAAACCAATCTACTCAATGCATGGAAAAGACGAGCAGATTATGTCATATACCGGACTGGTTAATACTGTAATAAGTTACTTCCAGGTCAATGGTCCATCAGAACTGAAAACCATATCCACTTTAACCTCTGGTAAAAGGCTCACTTTTTTGGATAAGTCTCCCATACTACTAATGGCCCAATCCGAAAGAGGAGAGTCTTCAAACGAATTGTTGAACCAACTGGATTTCCTATATTCATATATCCTTTCGTCATTAAGTGAGCGTCAATTGCTTAGATTATTCtccaaaagagaaaatttcGATTTAAGAAATTATTTAGAAACGACGGATTTTGAGAatttaaatgaaatatgTTCACTAATCTGCAATAGAATGTTCCCTGATTTACTATTAAACTCTTTACAATGCCTACCATTTCGTCACTCTTCAAGATTAAAATTGCAGAACGTAATTTTACAGCAATTAGAGAAGAGGCAAGATATTCCCAGGGGAACCTTATTATATGGCTTAATAATTGCCCCTCAAAATAGATTGTGTTGCGTTCTTCGACCCAGGGGTCATACTTTACACACTACCGATTTACACCTTTTGTTTTGTCTGATATCTCACCAATTTCAGAATTTAGACGAAACTCAAGAACTGTGGGTACCTATATGTTTCCCTAAATTTAATTCAAGtggttttctttattgttaTATCAAGTTTTTACCAAATGATACTCAGAGCAATGAAAAATCGGCACTGGTACTAATTAGTGCAGAAAAggatgcttttttttcattaaaatcGTTTAGTGACGAGTTAATTATCAAACTCGAAAACGAAGGgctattgaagaaaataaatgcTTCAAAGGGATTTAAGCTAAGCGACATACCAGCACCTATGGTCCATCATTTTATTTACAAATCGAAACAAAACGTCCAATATGTTATGCCGCACTTCGAAGTCAATAGTAAAATTTCCCTGGAGTCATCCCAAAGGCTGGAATATGAACTTAAATTAAAGACATACTACCAACAATTACACAGCACGGTGGTAAGAGATAATGGTAACATATTGAGCAGGTCAATATTAAATTTCGTTAAATGGAGTTCCAAAGACAGCAAAGACCAGACAGTGGACGAAACAAGGTTAAATTTTTCCGAATTGGATGAGTACATCATTGGAAATTCATCGTTTGAACAAGAGTCGGTTAATATGTTAGGGATGGCATGGGTGACGCCCAAATTTGAGTTGTACTTGATTGGAAATAACGGCGTTGTTGATAAAAAGGTTTTATTCAAGAGCGCAAGAAAAGTGGCTACCTGGTGTCAGAAACACGAGTCGAGACTATTTATAAGTGATGGGGCAGTCTTTTGA